In Pseudodesulfovibrio hydrargyri, a single window of DNA contains:
- a CDS encoding nucleotidyltransferase family protein yields the protein MNTWKDAVIPLTATIRDAAETLNRINLQIALLTDQDGKLKGVITDGDIRRGLLVGKTLESPAVEIMETKFFSASPDEDQASLLATMRKREIRQVPLLDEDGRVAGLRTLLDVITPEHRDNWVVLMAGGLGQRLRPLTEDCPKPLLNVGNKPLLKTILDQFAEYGFGKFYISVNYRADMVEEYFGDGSKHGVEIRYLREDKQLGTAGAVGLIPDKPDAPVFVMNGDLLTKVDFPGMLAFHREQEAKATMAVRRFDIQVPYGVVKVKDHRITKLEEKPTHKFFVNAGIYVLEPDVAASIPKNEYLDMPTLFGRLMDRGETTAAFPIHEYWMDIGRKQDFDQANCDYDMHFRMREEGC from the coding sequence ATGAATACATGGAAAGACGCCGTCATCCCGCTCACGGCCACCATCCGTGACGCGGCGGAGACCCTGAACCGCATCAACCTGCAGATCGCCCTGCTGACCGATCAGGACGGCAAACTCAAGGGAGTCATCACCGACGGCGACATCCGGCGAGGCCTGCTGGTCGGCAAGACCCTGGAATCCCCGGCCGTGGAAATCATGGAGACCAAGTTCTTCTCGGCCAGTCCGGACGAGGACCAGGCCTCCCTGCTGGCCACCATGCGCAAACGTGAGATCCGCCAGGTACCGCTGCTGGACGAGGACGGCCGGGTGGCCGGTCTGCGCACCCTGCTCGACGTCATCACCCCGGAGCACCGCGACAACTGGGTGGTGCTCATGGCCGGCGGCCTGGGCCAGCGGCTGCGGCCCCTGACCGAGGATTGCCCAAAACCGCTGCTGAACGTGGGCAACAAGCCCCTGCTCAAGACCATCCTGGACCAGTTCGCGGAATACGGCTTCGGCAAATTCTACATCTCGGTCAACTACCGCGCGGACATGGTCGAGGAGTACTTCGGCGACGGCTCGAAGCACGGGGTGGAGATCCGCTACCTGCGCGAGGACAAGCAGCTCGGCACTGCCGGAGCCGTGGGCCTCATCCCGGATAAGCCGGACGCGCCCGTGTTCGTCATGAACGGCGACCTGCTGACCAAGGTGGACTTCCCGGGCATGCTCGCCTTCCACCGCGAGCAGGAGGCCAAGGCGACCATGGCCGTGCGCCGCTTCGACATTCAGGTGCCTTACGGCGTGGTCAAGGTAAAGGACCACCGCATCACCAAGCTCGAAGAGAAGCCGACCCACAAATTTTTCGTCAACGCGGGCATCTACGTGCTCGAACCGGACGTGGCCGCTTCCATTCCGAAAAACGAGTACCTGGACATGCCCACCCTGTTCGGCAGGCTCATGGACCGGGGGGAGACCACGGCAGCCTTCCCCATCCACGAGTACTGGATGGACATCGGCCGCAAACAGGATTTCGACCAGGCCAACTGCGACTACGACATGCATTTCCGGATGCGCGAAGAAGGCTGTTGA
- a CDS encoding Gfo/Idh/MocA family protein, which yields MHALIIGYGSIGARHARLLASMGHEVACVTRNRECPFPAFPNIRAALEETTPWLAVISTATAEHAAGLKALLKAGFTGRILVEKPLFEKVREIAPAPNDNVFVAYNLRFHPMVARTRELLAGHNILNARFAVGQYLPDWRPGQDYTKSYSASRAKGGGVLRDLSHELDLARFLLGDWKRATAMGGHYSDLAIDSDDQFAVLMETERCPVVGVHMDYLSRSTHRGYDITCADMTLRADFMAGMLTVNGTMEEFPVERDATYRRQLEAMAMGDPTPCTYAQGLALVGLIETLEQCAEQQIWESAS from the coding sequence ATGCACGCCCTGATCATCGGCTACGGCTCCATCGGCGCGCGCCACGCGCGCCTGCTTGCCTCCATGGGCCACGAGGTGGCCTGTGTCACCCGCAACAGGGAATGCCCCTTCCCGGCCTTCCCGAACATCCGGGCGGCCCTTGAGGAGACCACGCCATGGCTGGCCGTGATATCCACGGCCACGGCGGAACACGCCGCAGGCCTCAAGGCGCTGCTCAAGGCCGGATTCACGGGGCGCATCCTGGTGGAGAAACCCCTCTTCGAGAAGGTCCGCGAGATTGCCCCCGCGCCCAACGACAACGTATTCGTGGCCTACAACCTGCGCTTCCACCCCATGGTTGCCCGCACCCGCGAACTGCTGGCCGGACACAATATCCTGAACGCGCGCTTTGCCGTGGGCCAGTATCTGCCCGACTGGCGGCCTGGCCAGGACTACACCAAGAGCTACTCGGCCAGCCGGGCCAAAGGCGGGGGCGTGTTGCGCGACCTGTCCCACGAGTTGGATCTGGCCCGGTTCCTCCTGGGCGACTGGAAACGTGCCACGGCCATGGGAGGCCACTACAGCGACCTGGCCATCGACTCGGACGACCAGTTCGCCGTGCTCATGGAGACCGAGCGCTGTCCCGTGGTCGGCGTGCACATGGACTATCTCAGCCGGTCCACCCATCGCGGCTACGACATCACCTGCGCGGACATGACCCTGCGGGCCGATTTCATGGCGGGCATGCTCACCGTGAACGGCACGATGGAGGAGTTCCCCGTGGAACGGGACGCCACCTACCGCCGCCAGCTGGAGGCCATGGCCATGGGCGATCCCACGCCATGCACCTACGCGCAGGGCCTGGCCCTGGTCGGGTTGATCGAAACCCTGGAACAATGCGCCGAACAACAAATATGGGAGTCCGCGTCATGA
- a CDS encoding acylneuraminate cytidylyltransferase family protein, which yields MKRYGFIFARGGSKGVPGKNIRPLGGVPLIAHAIRAGRDSGLLDRIIVSTDDPKIAAVAEEYGAEVPFMRPAELALDDAPEWLAWRHAVEAVDDFDLFVSLPCTAPLRIARDVRDCIELFERGGCDMVVTARPAERHPAFNMVTMSGDGYAAIAMPPSERINRRQDAPPIYDLTTVCYVTTPDFIRRHEGVFQGRVKAAIIPPERALDIDTELDFAFAQFLMERNQQKASKD from the coding sequence ATGAAGCGCTACGGATTCATTTTCGCCCGGGGCGGATCCAAGGGCGTGCCCGGCAAGAACATCCGCCCGCTGGGCGGCGTGCCGCTTATCGCCCACGCCATCCGCGCTGGCCGGGACAGCGGCCTGCTCGACCGGATCATCGTATCCACGGACGACCCGAAGATCGCGGCCGTGGCCGAAGAATACGGGGCAGAGGTACCGTTCATGCGCCCGGCCGAACTGGCCCTCGACGACGCGCCCGAGTGGTTGGCCTGGCGGCATGCTGTGGAGGCCGTGGACGACTTCGACCTGTTCGTCTCCCTGCCGTGCACCGCTCCCCTGCGCATCGCCAGGGACGTGCGCGACTGCATTGAACTGTTCGAACGGGGCGGCTGCGACATGGTGGTCACGGCCCGGCCCGCCGAGCGACACCCGGCCTTCAACATGGTCACCATGAGCGGAGACGGATACGCGGCCATCGCCATGCCGCCGAGCGAGCGCATCAACCGCCGCCAGGACGCCCCTCCCATCTATGACCTGACCACGGTCTGTTACGTGACCACGCCGGATTTCATCAGGAGACACGAGGGTGTGTTCCAAGGGAGGGTCAAGGCGGCGATTATTCCGCCGGAACGCGCTCTGGACATCGATACCGAACTGGACTTCGCCTTTGCGCAATTCCTGATGGAGCGAAACCAACAAAAGGCATCAAAAGACTGA
- a CDS encoding FeoB-associated Cys-rich membrane protein, whose product MLDTFIVVAIIAIAAFFVGRRILRSFTAKQPGCGCGGCGQSGSCSGIKDGPDKHDCCGSK is encoded by the coding sequence ATGCTCGACACTTTCATTGTCGTGGCCATCATCGCCATAGCGGCCTTTTTCGTGGGCCGCAGGATTCTGAGATCCTTCACGGCCAAGCAACCCGGCTGCGGATGTGGCGGCTGCGGACAGTCCGGGTCGTGCTCCGGCATCAAGGACGGCCCGGACAAGCACGACTGCTGCGGCTCAAAGTAA
- a CDS encoding FeoA family protein codes for MAQDMCLRKAKVNQKLKIRTVSADGELGRRIRDMGLIPGTEVTVIGKAPLRDPVALRLRDFTLTLRNSEADHITVTPLED; via the coding sequence ATGGCTCAAGACATGTGTTTACGCAAAGCCAAGGTCAACCAGAAACTGAAAATCAGAACGGTCAGTGCGGACGGCGAGCTCGGCCGCCGCATCCGCGACATGGGGCTGATCCCCGGCACCGAGGTCACGGTCATCGGCAAGGCCCCGCTGCGCGACCCCGTGGCCCTCAGGCTGCGCGACTTCACCCTGACCTTGCGCAACAGCGAGGCCGACCACATCACCGTCACCCCCCTGGAGGACTAA
- the feoB gene encoding ferrous iron transport protein B, with translation MGTYTIGIAGNPNCGKTTMFNALTGARQHVANWPGVTVEKKMGHINTGSDAVELVDLPGTYSLTAYTQEELVARNFLVDDRPQAVIDIMNADALERNLYLAVQIMELGVPLILGLNMMDEVRKSGKRIDSARLEELSGCAVVETVARSGKGAQELLRSTMEVAQAQTGEWKPLNISYGPDLDPVLCEMEKMITDAGFLTDKAPARWTGIKYLERDEDVIVKGRMANTMLSEKLEAMAREVAEHTQKTLNMRPDALIADYRYGFIASMIKDVVTYPASSEDRISRSDKMDKVLTHKVLGPLIMLGIVYLIYEITFAVGEIPMGWLEALFGFLGDTATNILPEGHLQSLIVSGIIDGVGGVLGFVPLIMFMFLMISALEDSGYIARMAYMLDRVFKVFGLHGTSVLPFIVSGGIAGGCAVPGVMATRTLRSPKEKLATLFVAPYMTCGAKVPVFLMLAAAFFPEDSATIMLVITLSAWAMALLVARLLRSTVIKGASTPFVMELPPYRMPTLQGVLIHTWERTWEYAKKAGTVILGISILLWAMMTFPELPADRVAQFEAQRAAAQSEEQITTIDNAEAEEAIRHTIAGRIGTALEPVSELAGFNWRVNIALTGGFAAKEVIVSTLGTAYSLGEVDAEEAQPLSERLVADPAFSTATAIALIIFTMLYAPCFVTVVTMARESSWRWAAFSVVGSTGLAFVMAVLAYNVSKAFL, from the coding sequence ATGGGTACTTACACCATCGGCATCGCAGGCAACCCGAACTGCGGCAAAACCACCATGTTCAACGCCCTGACCGGTGCGCGCCAGCATGTGGCCAACTGGCCCGGTGTGACCGTCGAAAAGAAGATGGGACACATCAACACAGGTTCCGACGCCGTCGAGCTCGTGGACCTGCCCGGAACCTATTCCCTGACCGCCTATACCCAGGAGGAACTGGTCGCCCGGAACTTCCTGGTGGACGACCGGCCCCAGGCGGTCATCGACATCATGAACGCCGACGCCCTGGAGCGGAACCTCTACCTGGCCGTGCAGATCATGGAGCTCGGCGTGCCGCTCATCCTCGGCCTGAACATGATGGACGAGGTGCGCAAATCCGGCAAACGGATCGACAGCGCGCGCCTGGAGGAGCTGTCCGGCTGCGCCGTGGTCGAGACCGTGGCCCGCTCCGGCAAGGGGGCCCAGGAGCTGCTGCGCTCAACCATGGAAGTGGCCCAAGCGCAGACCGGCGAATGGAAGCCCCTGAACATCTCCTACGGCCCGGACCTGGACCCGGTCCTGTGCGAGATGGAGAAGATGATCACCGATGCCGGTTTCCTGACCGACAAGGCGCCCGCCCGCTGGACCGGCATCAAGTACCTGGAACGCGACGAGGACGTCATCGTCAAGGGACGCATGGCCAACACCATGCTCTCGGAAAAACTCGAAGCCATGGCCCGCGAGGTGGCCGAGCACACCCAGAAGACCCTGAACATGCGGCCCGACGCGCTCATCGCCGACTACCGCTACGGGTTCATCGCCTCCATGATCAAGGATGTGGTCACCTACCCGGCCTCCAGCGAGGACCGCATCAGCCGCTCCGACAAGATGGACAAGGTCCTGACCCACAAGGTTCTGGGCCCGCTGATCATGCTCGGCATCGTCTACCTCATCTACGAAATCACCTTTGCCGTGGGCGAAATCCCCATGGGCTGGCTGGAAGCCCTTTTCGGCTTCCTCGGCGACACGGCCACCAACATCCTTCCCGAAGGCCACCTGCAGTCGCTCATCGTCTCCGGCATCATCGACGGCGTGGGCGGCGTGCTCGGCTTCGTGCCCCTGATCATGTTCATGTTCCTGATGATCTCCGCTTTGGAGGACTCCGGCTACATAGCCCGCATGGCCTACATGCTCGACCGCGTCTTCAAGGTCTTCGGCCTGCACGGCACCTCGGTGCTGCCGTTCATCGTGTCCGGCGGCATCGCGGGCGGCTGCGCCGTGCCCGGCGTCATGGCCACCCGCACCCTGCGCTCGCCCAAGGAGAAGCTGGCCACCCTGTTCGTGGCCCCGTACATGACCTGCGGCGCCAAGGTGCCCGTCTTTCTCATGCTGGCCGCCGCCTTCTTCCCCGAGGACTCGGCCACGATCATGCTGGTCATCACCCTGTCCGCCTGGGCCATGGCCCTGCTCGTGGCCCGGCTGCTGCGTTCCACGGTCATCAAGGGCGCGTCCACCCCATTCGTCATGGAGCTGCCCCCGTACCGCATGCCCACCCTGCAGGGCGTGCTCATCCACACCTGGGAGCGCACCTGGGAGTACGCCAAGAAGGCCGGTACCGTGATCCTGGGCATCTCCATCCTGCTCTGGGCCATGATGACCTTCCCCGAACTGCCCGCCGACCGCGTGGCCCAGTTCGAGGCCCAGCGCGCCGCGGCGCAGAGCGAGGAGCAGATCACCACAATCGACAACGCCGAGGCCGAAGAAGCCATTCGCCACACCATCGCGGGCCGCATCGGCACCGCCCTGGAACCCGTGTCCGAGCTGGCCGGCTTCAACTGGCGGGTGAACATCGCCCTGACCGGCGGATTCGCGGCCAAGGAAGTGATCGTCTCCACCCTGGGCACGGCCTATTCCCTGGGCGAGGTTGACGCCGAAGAGGCGCAGCCCCTGTCCGAACGGTTGGTGGCCGACCCGGCCTTTTCCACGGCCACGGCCATTGCCCTGATCATCTTCACCATGCTCTACGCGCCCTGCTTCGTCACCGTGGTGACCATGGCCCGCGAGTCGAGCTGGCGCTGGGCCGCCTTCAGCGTGGTCGGCTCCACCGGCCTGGCCTTCGTCATGGCCGTCCTCGCCTACAACGTGTCCAAGGCCTTCCTCTAG
- a CDS encoding glycosyltransferase, with translation MNILFVNSTRGWGGVKTWSIDMARALAGLGHETALVGRPGPFVDKARKLGIRAEAHDFGLDFNPASIAFFLKLYRKLETDVVICNISKGLRTAGAAARLAGIPVVHRLGSPGDVSNRLKTRLTQRLLRPGLIACSEYVRQKLLVSVPMYQDYPFEAIFPGTAINSVPPDSVNAPRVIVATSQLNPDKKHIHLLEALAALMRDGYDFRCIIAGTGRDEAMLKRACGDMGLDGRVEWTGFVTEVAVQLRRADIFVLPTGCEPLGIALEEAMANGLVPVSRNIGGPTEIWHPGHTDLLVDPKGGGPEFRDVLARLLDMPDNDLLALKREFHAHAGRTFSLDGQAKRLAAWLGRFIADRGGRRKA, from the coding sequence ATGAACATACTTTTCGTCAATTCCACCCGAGGTTGGGGCGGGGTCAAAACATGGTCCATCGACATGGCGCGAGCCCTGGCCGGACTCGGTCATGAGACCGCTCTCGTGGGCCGGCCCGGACCGTTCGTGGACAAGGCCCGCAAGCTCGGCATAAGGGCCGAGGCACACGACTTCGGTTTGGATTTCAACCCGGCCTCCATCGCCTTCTTTCTCAAGCTCTACCGAAAGCTCGAGACCGACGTGGTCATCTGCAACATCTCCAAGGGATTGCGCACGGCGGGCGCGGCCGCCCGTTTGGCCGGAATTCCGGTCGTCCACCGGCTGGGCTCGCCCGGAGATGTGTCCAACAGGCTGAAAACCCGCCTGACCCAACGGCTGCTCCGGCCGGGACTGATCGCCTGCAGCGAATACGTCCGCCAGAAATTGCTGGTTTCCGTCCCCATGTACCAAGACTATCCTTTTGAGGCCATTTTCCCGGGCACGGCGATCAATTCCGTTCCGCCGGATTCGGTCAACGCGCCGAGAGTGATCGTCGCCACCAGCCAACTCAACCCGGACAAGAAGCACATCCATCTCCTGGAGGCGCTGGCCGCACTGATGCGGGACGGATACGACTTCCGCTGCATCATAGCCGGGACGGGCCGGGACGAGGCCATGCTGAAACGGGCCTGCGGGGACATGGGCCTGGACGGGCGCGTCGAATGGACCGGCTTCGTCACCGAAGTGGCCGTCCAACTCCGCCGGGCCGACATCTTTGTCCTGCCCACGGGGTGCGAGCCGCTGGGCATCGCCCTGGAAGAGGCCATGGCCAACGGCCTCGTGCCGGTATCGCGCAACATCGGCGGCCCCACCGAAATCTGGCATCCGGGACACACCGACCTGCTTGTCGATCCCAAAGGCGGCGGACCGGAATTCCGCGACGTCCTGGCCCGGCTGCTGGACATGCCCGACAACGATCTGCTGGCCCTGAAACGGGAGTTCCACGCCCACGCGGGCAGGACCTTTTCCCTAGACGGCCAGGCGAAACGACTTGCCGCCTGGCTCGGACGGTTCATCGCGGACCGCGGCGGACGAAGAAAGGCATGA
- a CDS encoding Rid family detoxifying hydrolase: MSDIQLIHTEKAPAAVGPYSQATAVNGTLYVSGQLGIVPSEGKLAEGFKAQTRQALENVKAILEQAGSSLDKVLAVDVFLMDMGRFADLNAIYAEYFSDHKPARAAVQVAALPLGGLVEFKCVAVID, encoded by the coding sequence ATGTCCGATATCCAACTCATCCATACCGAGAAGGCCCCGGCCGCCGTGGGCCCCTATTCCCAGGCCACGGCCGTGAACGGCACCCTGTACGTGTCCGGTCAGCTCGGCATCGTCCCGTCCGAAGGCAAGCTGGCCGAGGGCTTCAAGGCCCAGACCCGTCAGGCCCTGGAAAACGTCAAGGCCATCCTCGAACAGGCCGGGTCATCCCTGGACAAGGTCTTGGCCGTGGACGTGTTCCTCATGGACATGGGCCGTTTCGCCGACCTGAACGCGATCTACGCCGAATATTTCTCCGACCACAAGCCCGCGCGCGCCGCCGTGCAGGTTGCCGCACTCCCTCTGGGCGGACTGGTCGAGTTCAAGTGCGTGGCCGTCATCGACTAA
- a CDS encoding 2-amino-3,7-dideoxy-D-threo-hept-6-ulosonate synthase, which yields MHLGKAIRMERIMNRNNGRTIVVPLDHGVTVGPIYGIVDLRETVDQVAEGGANAVLMHKGIPRCSHRAGGKDIGLIIHLSASTSLSPYPNAKTMVGSVTDAIKLGADAVSIHVNLGDETEPQMLSDLGALCSEANEWGMPVLAMMYARGPKIKDEYDPQIVAHCARVGVELGADIVKVNYTGDTESFSRVVEGCCVPVVIAGGPRLESERDLVQMVHDSIQAGGSGLSVGRNIFQHPNPAKIVAALNKVVHEDWTVDAAMELL from the coding sequence ATGCATCTCGGGAAAGCCATTCGGATGGAACGCATCATGAACCGCAACAACGGCCGGACCATCGTGGTCCCCCTGGACCACGGCGTGACCGTGGGCCCCATCTACGGCATCGTGGACCTGCGCGAGACCGTCGACCAGGTGGCCGAGGGCGGGGCCAACGCCGTGCTCATGCACAAGGGCATCCCCCGCTGTTCCCACCGCGCGGGCGGCAAGGACATCGGCCTGATCATCCACCTGTCCGCGTCCACCTCCCTGTCCCCGTACCCCAACGCCAAGACCATGGTCGGCTCGGTCACCGACGCCATCAAGCTCGGCGCTGACGCCGTGTCCATCCACGTCAATCTCGGTGACGAGACCGAACCGCAGATGCTCTCCGACCTCGGCGCGCTCTGCTCCGAGGCCAATGAATGGGGCATGCCCGTGCTGGCCATGATGTACGCCCGCGGCCCCAAGATCAAAGACGAATACGACCCGCAGATCGTGGCTCACTGCGCCCGCGTGGGCGTGGAGCTCGGCGCGGACATCGTCAAGGTCAACTACACCGGCGACACCGAGTCCTTCTCGCGCGTGGTCGAGGGCTGCTGCGTGCCCGTGGTCATCGCGGGCGGCCCCAGGCTCGAAAGCGAACGCGACCTCGTCCAGATGGTCCACGACTCCATCCAGGCGGGCGGAAGCGGCCTGTCCGTGGGCCGGAACATCTTCCAGCATCCCAATCCGGCCAAGATCGTGGCCGCCCTCAACAAAGTCGTCCACGAAGACTGGACCGTCGACGCCGCCATGGAGCTGTTGTAA
- a CDS encoding Hpt domain-containing protein translates to MPEYPEVERIPSDLEELLDRFFDVSRQDLEQMRNALRAGDFETLVRLGHTARGTGSGYGFKGMGRIGHEIELAAQERDPDALERHMDTLAHYLDTVRVEFDS, encoded by the coding sequence ATGCCCGAGTACCCGGAGGTCGAGCGGATACCGTCCGATCTGGAAGAATTGCTGGACCGGTTTTTCGACGTCTCCCGACAGGATCTTGAACAGATGCGCAATGCCCTGCGAGCGGGGGATTTCGAGACCCTGGTCCGCCTGGGGCACACGGCTCGGGGCACGGGCAGCGGCTACGGATTCAAGGGCATGGGCAGGATCGGCCACGAGATCGAGCTGGCCGCCCAGGAGCGCGACCCCGACGCCCTGGAAAGGCATATGGACACCCTGGCCCATTACCTCGACACCGTCCGGGTCGAGTTCGACAGCTAG